A region from the Wolbachia endosymbiont (group A) of Rhinocyllus conicus genome encodes:
- the rpsF gene encoding 30S ribosomal protein S6 translates to MNLYEFTFIAQQGLLQQEVEEMVQELAVSLKNIKADVIFQKIKSLMERQNSTLTKQELETRAENIKEGLVAYSDFLEDLTKILWVELEEDLSNLKEVKSKIDKELKDDLKDLGITQDFIKFLGGSEQITKSAFIHNAVNALKRNISEHLIKIFQDILKDFRINGPTQSSKALEMLLENIEASGLIKYEHWGLLDFAYPINKMKSGHYCIMCISSTANILDEFVRRMKLNENVIRHLSVQVDKFFEGKSYMMNKQIEEQNA, encoded by the coding sequence CCAAGAGCTAGCTGTTTCATTGAAAAATATTAAAGCAGATGTTATTTTCCAGAAGATCAAGAGTCTTATGGAAAGGCAAAATAGTACGCTTACAAAACAAGAGTTAGAAACGCGTGCTGAAAACATTAAAGAAGGTCTAGTTGCTTACTCTGATTTCTTGGAAGATCTTACAAAAATTTTATGGGTTGAATTGGAAGAAGATCTTTCAAATTTGAAAGAAGTGAAGTCAAAAATCGATAAAGAGTTGAAAGATGACCTAAAAGATTTAGGAATAACGCAAGATTTTATAAAATTTCTAGGAGGCAGTGAGCAAATTACTAAAAGTGCGTTTATCCATAATGCAGTAAATGCTTTGAAGAGAAATATTTCAGAACATCTAATAAAGATTTTTCAAGATATTTTGAAAGATTTTAGAATAAACGGTCCAACTCAATCGAGCAAAGCATTGGAGATGCTTTTGGAAAACATTGAAGCATCGGGATTAATCAAGTATGAACATTGGGGTCTTTTGGATTTTGCATATCCAATAAATAAGATGAAGAGCGGTCATTATTGTATAATGTGCATAAGTTCTACTGCAAACATTCTGGATGAATTTGTGCGTAGAATGAAACTTAATGAGAACGTTATTCGCCACTTGTCTGTGCAGGTTGATAAATTTTTTGAAGGTAAATCTTATATGATGAATAAACAAATTGAGGAGCAAAACGCATAA
- the rpsR gene encoding 30S ribosomal protein S18, which yields MMKRRNSFNNSYVSVNNRTGFRRSKVCPLATSKDEDIDYKNTDLLSKFTSDYGRILPRRLTGVCAKKQRKLRLAIIRARFLALVPYCTKKV from the coding sequence ATGATGAAAAGACGAAATAGTTTTAATAATTCCTACGTATCTGTAAATAATAGGACTGGCTTTAGGCGTTCTAAAGTTTGCCCTCTTGCTACGTCTAAAGATGAAGACATAGATTATAAGAATACAGATTTATTATCCAAGTTTACCTCTGACTATGGTAGGATATTACCTAGAAGGTTAACAGGCGTATGTGCAAAAAAACAAAGGAAGTTACGCTTAGCGATCATAAGGGCACGTTTTTTGGCTCTTGTTCCTTACTGTACTAAAAAAGTTTAG
- the rplI gene encoding 50S ribosomal protein L9, whose amino-acid sequence MLIILKENIRTLGKLGEVVKVKPGYARNFLFPQRKAVKATKENLTKLEEQRLLLEEENIKRLNVAKELALSLHDKFVVLIKQASEDGKIFGSVTTREIAKVLLQEGHAIDHRSLSFGGISIKNLGEYQVNVELHSEVVVPITIYVVKSETDAHELRQVKLQNQKSEQQEGEAVEQEDTNNK is encoded by the coding sequence ATGTTGATAATTTTAAAGGAAAATATAAGGACTTTAGGTAAGCTTGGTGAAGTTGTCAAAGTTAAACCAGGTTATGCACGTAATTTTCTTTTTCCACAAAGAAAAGCGGTGAAAGCTACCAAGGAAAATTTAACAAAGCTAGAGGAGCAACGTTTATTACTGGAAGAAGAGAATATAAAAAGATTAAATGTAGCAAAAGAGCTTGCATTGTCACTACATGATAAGTTTGTGGTATTGATAAAGCAAGCTTCAGAGGATGGTAAAATTTTTGGTTCTGTAACAACACGTGAAATTGCGAAAGTTTTACTACAAGAAGGACATGCGATAGATCACCGTAGTTTATCTTTTGGTGGAATAAGCATCAAAAACTTGGGTGAATACCAAGTAAACGTAGAATTACATAGTGAAGTAGTAGTACCAATTACTATATACGTCGTGAAATCCGAAACAGATGCGCATGAATTAAGGCAAGTAAAGTTGCAAAATCAGAAGTCTGAGCAACAAGAAGGTGAAGCAGTGGAGCAAGAAGATACAAATAACAAATAG
- a CDS encoding IS5 family transposase, with product MPQKMKVSNQNEYNKFLEKRGNIFRYIDEAIENWYENSPKMQGGNYIYSDKVVILVHIIVNLFRIGLRQTVGFIKGYLQQIGKNLAVISYSQASRRFKKLNIKINDCRVDKSNMENIEIIIDSTSISIYSNTPGHSKENSADRKYRSYEQVRKLHVMLSVNSKKAIAARYSNGVYSDHYGACDLLEEVNFQHKIKALYADRAYDRHKLYKLCKKYDIKTKVLPKKDAAEHSKIDYMSDRNAAIRLIKLYGQDGVKEWKKEAIYGKRSYIEGFFSRLKQVFGFSFRNKSEVNREKELLIKCYLLNKFTDIGMAKFEIIT from the coding sequence ATGCCACAGAAAATGAAAGTCAGTAACCAAAACGAATATAACAAATTCCTTGAAAAAAGGGGAAATATTTTTCGTTACATCGATGAAGCTATCGAAAATTGGTATGAAAATAGTCCAAAAATGCAGGGCGGCAACTATATTTACAGTGATAAAGTCGTAATTTTGGTGCATATAATTGTCAATCTTTTTAGAATTGGGTTAAGACAAACGGTGGGGTTTATAAAAGGATATCTGCAACAAATAGGAAAAAATTTGGCAGTTATCAGCTATTCACAAGCATCAAGAAGGTTTAAAAAACTTAATATTAAGATAAATGATTGCAGGGTTGATAAAAGCAACATGGAAAATATTGAAATTATCATAGATAGCACAAGTATCAGCATTTACAGTAACACTCCTGGCCACAGTAAGGAAAACAGTGCAGATAGAAAGTACCGAAGCTACGAGCAAGTAAGAAAGTTACATGTTATGTTAAGTGTGAATAGTAAAAAAGCTATAGCTGCAAGATACAGTAATGGCGTCTACTCTGACCACTATGGAGCTTGCGATTTGCTTGAAGAAGTTAATTTTCAGCACAAAATAAAAGCATTATATGCAGATAGGGCATACGATAGGCACAAACTTTATAAATTGTGTAAGAAATACGATATAAAGACAAAAGTTCTACCAAAAAAGGATGCAGCAGAACATTCAAAAATAGATTATATGTCTGACAGGAATGCTGCTATTAGGTTAATAAAATTATATGGACAAGATGGTGTAAAAGAGTGGAAAAAGGAAGCAATTTATGGAAAGAGATCTTACATAGAAGGATTTTTCTCAAGGTTGAAGCAAGTATTTGGATTTAGCTTTAGGAATAAATCTGAAGTAAATCGTGAAAAAGAATTACTAATTAAGTGCTATTTGCTCAACAAATTCACTGATATTGGTATGGCTAAATTTGAAATCATTACATAA
- the purB gene encoding adenylosuccinate lyase: protein MIPRYSQKEMSSIWEENNKFNIWLKIEKLACEAQAELGVIPNSVAQKLSGAIEFDIERINEIESIVKHDVIAFLTYVAEKAGVDVRYLHYGMTSSDVLDTCLAVQLKESCDILLGNLKNLLAVLKKKAEDYKDIVCVGRSHGMHAEPTTLGLKFARFYAEFKRNYQRLISAQKEISICKISGAVGNFANVDLFVEEYVAKEMGLIPETISSQVIPRDRHAMFFSVLGVIASSIENIAIEIRHLQRTEIGEISEHFSIGQKGSSAMPHKCNPILSENLTGLSRLIRSYVFPALENVALWHERDISHSSVERCIAPDACITMDFALVRLTDLIDKLVINKENIEKNLNSSKGLVFSQRVLLELVNSGLAREEAYKIVQSNAMKVKQNNSDFLAELKQDKPLLKVINSEKLESLFDLKYYTKHVGHIYSKVFN from the coding sequence ATGATCCCGCGCTATAGCCAAAAAGAAATGTCTTCCATTTGGGAGGAAAATAATAAATTTAATATATGGCTTAAAATAGAAAAATTAGCGTGTGAAGCTCAAGCAGAGTTAGGAGTGATTCCAAATAGTGTTGCTCAGAAGCTCTCTGGTGCTATTGAATTTGATATTGAACGTATCAACGAAATTGAATCCATTGTAAAACATGATGTTATAGCTTTTCTGACATATGTTGCTGAAAAAGCGGGAGTTGATGTTCGTTATCTCCACTATGGAATGACAAGTTCTGATGTTTTGGATACATGCCTTGCGGTGCAGTTGAAAGAGTCATGTGATATTTTACTCGGGAATCTAAAAAATTTACTTGCAGTATTGAAAAAAAAAGCTGAGGACTATAAAGATATTGTTTGTGTTGGGCGCAGTCATGGAATGCATGCAGAACCAACAACTCTTGGATTAAAATTTGCTAGATTTTATGCTGAATTTAAACGCAATTATCAGAGATTAATTAGCGCGCAAAAAGAGATCTCAATTTGTAAAATATCAGGTGCAGTAGGTAATTTTGCAAATGTTGATCTGTTTGTTGAAGAGTATGTAGCAAAAGAAATGGGACTCATACCTGAAACCATATCGTCTCAAGTCATTCCTCGTGATAGACATGCCATGTTCTTTTCGGTTTTGGGAGTGATTGCAAGCTCAATAGAAAATATTGCAATTGAAATTCGTCATTTGCAAAGAACTGAAATCGGCGAAATTTCTGAGCATTTTTCCATTGGGCAGAAGGGAAGCTCTGCTATGCCACACAAATGTAATCCTATTTTAAGTGAAAATCTGACGGGACTCTCACGTTTAATACGCAGTTATGTTTTTCCTGCGTTAGAAAATGTTGCATTGTGGCACGAACGTGATATATCACACTCGTCTGTGGAAAGATGCATTGCTCCTGATGCTTGTATAACAATGGATTTTGCTTTAGTGCGATTAACAGATTTGATAGATAAATTGGTAATCAATAAGGAAAACATTGAAAAGAACTTAAATTCTTCAAAAGGTTTAGTTTTCTCACAGCGTGTATTGCTTGAGTTAGTAAATAGTGGTTTGGCGAGGGAAGAGGCGTATAAAATTGTTCAGAGCAATGCAATGAAAGTGAAACAAAACAACAGTGATTTTCTGGCCGAATTGAAACAAGATAAACCTTTACTTAAGGTTATTAACTCGGAAAAACTTGAATCTTTGTTTGATTTGAAATATTATACAAAGCATGTAGGTCACATATATAGCAAGGTTTTCAATTAG
- a CDS encoding iron-containing alcohol dehydrogenase, with protein MHYLKQILHQAEQTFLREVITDYHLADDIYKICTRHGNDIFLVADENTAKLLNKNVFNKISHLIIPSNTIRPLAKPHIISDAPYILSSQSSETGIQEKKSASRAGMTPTMGTNLSLASLETINLVRNKAKDSDLIVAFGSGTVNDICKYASYLEKKDYISFPTAASMNGYTSANASILVNGYKKSFKAHLPRAIYIDIDILTNAPLRLTLSGFADFICRSTVQADWLLSHLLLGTEYNELPFTLVRDLEQILLREYTALTKRSRKVVLLLMEVLLISGLGMVISKGSYSASQGEHMIAHAMEMVTRDHSSLHGEKIAVTTITMANLQEKILSIQNPIINPTTLDVKHITQCFDNIEFVRTFEQKQIMQQKIQEIICKEWTNISNLIKQNLLPAKYLQKIFEDLSIPHLPEHLSWNKEQYCKVVDLAFATRDRFTFLDLANCIEES; from the coding sequence ATGCACTATTTAAAACAAATATTACATCAAGCCGAACAAACTTTTCTAAGGGAAGTAATAACAGATTACCACCTTGCTGATGATATCTATAAAATATGCACACGACACGGAAATGACATCTTTCTAGTTGCAGATGAAAATACAGCAAAACTTTTAAACAAAAACGTGTTTAATAAAATTTCTCACTTAATTATCCCGAGCAATACCATTAGGCCTCTTGCAAAACCTCATATCATTTCGGATGCTCCCTACATTTTATCATCCCAGTCCTCCGAGACTGGGATCCAGGAAAAAAAATCAGCGTCACGCGCTGGAATGACACCAACCATGGGTACTAATCTTTCACTTGCCTCTCTTGAAACCATAAATCTAGTTAGAAACAAAGCAAAAGACAGTGACTTAATAGTTGCATTTGGTAGCGGCACCGTTAACGACATCTGCAAATATGCAAGCTACCTCGAGAAAAAAGATTATATATCGTTCCCAACAGCCGCTTCCATGAATGGATATACATCCGCAAATGCTTCAATATTAGTAAATGGATACAAAAAATCGTTCAAAGCACATCTTCCAAGAGCGATATATATAGATATAGACATACTTACCAATGCACCACTGCGCCTCACATTAAGCGGATTTGCAGATTTCATTTGCCGTTCGACAGTTCAGGCTGACTGGCTACTATCTCATTTGTTGCTTGGCACAGAATACAATGAATTACCTTTTACACTTGTTCGCGATTTGGAGCAAATTTTGCTAAGAGAGTATACGGCGCTTACTAAAAGAAGTAGAAAAGTGGTCCTATTACTTATGGAAGTTCTACTAATTTCAGGACTTGGAATGGTAATATCAAAAGGCAGCTATTCTGCAAGCCAAGGAGAGCATATGATAGCTCACGCAATGGAAATGGTAACAAGAGATCATTCCTCACTACATGGCGAAAAAATTGCTGTTACGACGATTACCATGGCTAATTTGCAGGAAAAGATATTATCAATACAAAACCCGATTATCAACCCGACCACTTTAGATGTAAAACATATAACTCAGTGCTTTGATAATATCGAATTTGTAAGAACTTTTGAACAGAAGCAAATTATGCAGCAAAAAATCCAAGAGATTATTTGTAAAGAATGGACTAATATTTCCAATTTAATTAAGCAAAATTTACTACCTGCAAAATACCTGCAAAAAATATTTGAAGATCTATCAATTCCGCACTTACCAGAGCACCTCAGTTGGAATAAAGAACAATATTGTAAAGTGGTCGATCTTGCGTTTGCAACAAGAGATAGATTCACCTTTCTTGACTTAGCTAATTGCATAGAAGAAAGTTAA
- the dapE gene encoding succinyl-diaminopimelate desuccinylase → MKIDPVELTKKLISFESITLRDGGAIEHIATIFKKSGFDCEILEFGDDGTKVKNLYAKYINGVPNLCFAGHVDVVPPGQLKDWAFGPFNPEVRDGMLYGRGAADMKSGIAAFIAAMANLIAEKFQFNGSISALITSAEESTEEYGTKAVLEWMKSKQKKIDFCVVAEPTSSEKLGDTIKIGRRGSVTFELICHGKQGHVAYPDLADNPIYKVISILSKVKNTTFDHGNKYFQPSHCEVTTIDVGNNTSNLIPGSATTRFNIRYNNTQTPDSLYKLIDEICSSVTNDYKLSMHSSRDVFLSTPDRNTDIMLDAINKVTSIDAVLSTSGGTSDAAFIKDVCPVIEFGIINKTAHQINECVLVNDIHKLTAIYKEFIENYFNPTNKILSQVNVVSNISSGPLLA, encoded by the coding sequence ATGAAAATTGACCCTGTAGAGCTAACTAAGAAATTGATCTCTTTTGAGAGTATAACACTAAGGGACGGCGGGGCAATAGAGCATATAGCAACAATCTTCAAGAAAAGTGGCTTTGACTGTGAGATTTTAGAATTTGGTGATGATGGAACTAAAGTTAAAAACCTTTATGCGAAATATATAAATGGAGTACCAAATTTGTGCTTTGCTGGGCATGTTGATGTTGTACCACCGGGTCAGTTAAAAGATTGGGCATTTGGTCCATTTAATCCAGAAGTTAGAGATGGAATGCTATATGGAAGAGGAGCAGCTGATATGAAAAGCGGAATAGCTGCATTTATTGCTGCTATGGCAAATTTAATTGCAGAAAAGTTTCAATTTAATGGTTCGATAAGTGCATTGATTACCAGTGCTGAAGAAAGCACGGAAGAATATGGAACAAAGGCAGTTTTGGAATGGATGAAAAGTAAGCAAAAAAAGATAGATTTTTGTGTAGTTGCTGAACCAACCAGTAGTGAGAAATTAGGTGATACCATAAAAATAGGCAGAAGAGGTTCTGTAACATTTGAATTAATTTGCCATGGAAAACAAGGGCACGTTGCCTACCCAGACCTAGCAGATAATCCAATATATAAGGTAATATCGATATTGAGTAAGGTAAAAAATACTACTTTTGATCATGGTAATAAATATTTTCAGCCTTCACATTGCGAAGTTACTACTATCGATGTTGGAAATAATACTAGCAATCTAATACCTGGTTCAGCAACTACACGTTTTAACATTCGATATAACAATACACAAACACCTGACAGCTTATATAAGCTGATTGATGAAATATGCTCCAGTGTAACTAACGATTATAAACTTTCTATGCATAGCAGCAGGGACGTTTTCCTCTCTACTCCTGATAGAAATACTGATATTATGCTTGATGCGATAAATAAAGTTACCAGTATTGATGCTGTGCTGAGCACAAGTGGTGGCACATCTGACGCTGCGTTTATCAAAGATGTTTGTCCAGTGATTGAATTTGGTATAATCAACAAAACCGCACATCAGATAAACGAATGCGTATTAGTAAATGATATACATAAATTAACAGCTATATATAAGGAATTTATAGAAAATTATTTCAATCCCACTAATAAAATATTGAGTCAGGTCAACGTAGTTAGTAATATATCTAGTGGTCCATTGTTAGCTTAG
- a CDS encoding c-type cytochrome → MELNKIAASILLSGLIIMIVSNVVDMLYSPEEYKIEHQTIVAAGNNEFQQKIEQVALDIGALMQNASFEKGKSAAKKCIACHSFEKGGMNKVGPNLWNVVGNKKAHLGNSFNYSKAVLERGGKWGYEELFAFLKNPKAYIKGTRMAFAGISNPQEIADLVSYLRQLSDNPVALPK, encoded by the coding sequence ATGGAGCTTAATAAGATTGCAGCATCGATTTTACTTTCTGGGCTAATCATTATGATAGTCAGCAACGTAGTTGATATGCTGTATAGTCCAGAGGAATATAAGATTGAACACCAAACGATAGTAGCTGCTGGTAACAATGAGTTCCAGCAAAAAATCGAGCAAGTGGCGCTCGATATTGGAGCGCTCATGCAGAATGCTAGCTTTGAAAAAGGCAAGTCAGCAGCGAAGAAATGTATAGCCTGCCATAGTTTTGAGAAAGGTGGAATGAATAAAGTAGGACCAAACTTATGGAACGTAGTTGGAAACAAAAAGGCTCATCTTGGTAACTCATTCAATTACTCAAAAGCAGTGCTTGAAAGAGGTGGAAAATGGGGGTATGAGGAGCTATTTGCTTTCTTAAAGAACCCAAAAGCCTATATAAAAGGTACGCGTATGGCATTTGCAGGTATTTCCAATCCACAAGAAATTGCAGATCTAGTTAGTTATTTGCGTCAATTGAGTGATAACCCGGTTGCTTTGCCAAAGTAG
- a CDS encoding alpha/beta hydrolase, with the protein MDYCNDGNNGHIAYRKLQGKKASVVFFGGFASNMDGTKATAIYKFCQENDIALVLFDYFGHGHSSGDFIDYTISDWQENCAKVISELTSDKQIIIGSSMGGWLMLLIALQFPEKIAALIGISSAPDFTEDLIFKQLSGKQKEELGSKGVIDFTSEHCTYKITKNLIEDGRKNLLLNREAIDINCPVRLLHSINDKDVPYQTSLNLAEKIKSTDVEVYLMKSAEHNMSDNHSLKVLFKTIREFLPAKTYR; encoded by the coding sequence ATGGATTATTGTAATGATGGAAATAATGGTCACATAGCATATCGAAAGCTACAAGGAAAGAAAGCTTCTGTAGTTTTTTTCGGTGGATTTGCATCTAATATGGATGGAACTAAAGCAACTGCTATTTACAAATTTTGCCAAGAAAACGATATAGCACTTGTGCTATTTGATTATTTTGGTCACGGTCATTCAAGTGGTGATTTTATTGATTACACGATAAGTGATTGGCAAGAAAATTGTGCTAAAGTGATAAGTGAATTAACTAGCGATAAACAAATAATTATAGGTTCAAGTATGGGAGGATGGCTGATGCTGCTCATTGCCCTTCAATTTCCAGAAAAAATTGCAGCATTAATCGGCATATCGTCTGCTCCTGATTTTACTGAAGATTTGATATTCAAGCAATTGTCAGGCAAGCAAAAAGAAGAACTAGGTTCTAAAGGTGTAATAGATTTTACTTCAGAGCATTGTACATACAAAATAACTAAAAATTTGATCGAAGATGGCAGAAAGAACCTTCTTTTAAACAGAGAAGCAATAGATATAAACTGTCCTGTGCGCTTATTGCATAGCATTAATGATAAAGATGTTCCTTATCAAACTTCATTGAATTTAGCTGAAAAAATTAAGTCAACCGATGTTGAAGTATACTTGATGAAATCAGCAGAGCACAACATGTCTGACAATCACTCACTGAAAGTTTTATTTAAGACCATTAGAGAATTTTTGCCAGCAAAAACATATAGGTAA
- a CDS encoding group II intron maturase-specific domain-containing protein: MLACVALHGLEQHVKKALTNELFQCMKRKYGRISHRNAQKSISVIFYCDDFVIIHENEEIILKAKILVEEWLETIGLKLKPSKTRVSHTLRTIDETKPGFDFLGFSIRQYPIKESKKGYKLLIKPSRNSIKQHTLAIKHKLREMRGAPQERVIKDLNPINRGWSQYYSSVVSCKIFSSLDNIMHRKLWKWAVFRHPNKGRCWIKRKYFKKYNNENWRFMTSNKVRLTIHSDHVIKRHIKVQKTRSPYDGDWVYWGKRLRKIPDKPLGVIKLLRLQQSKCDNCRLWFKSDDTIEIHHKDRNRRNNMITNLSLLHGHCHDELHRRCA, from the coding sequence TTGCTAGCTTGTGTTGCATTACACGGATTAGAGCAACATGTCAAAAAAGCATTAACAAACGAACTCTTTCAATGCATGAAAAGAAAATATGGTAGGATATCGCATAGAAACGCGCAAAAGTCTATTAGTGTAATTTTCTACTGTGATGATTTTGTCATCATACATGAAAACGAAGAGATTATTCTTAAAGCAAAAATTTTAGTTGAAGAATGGTTAGAAACCATTGGACTAAAATTAAAGCCCTCTAAAACAAGAGTTTCTCATACATTAAGAACCATTGACGAAACAAAACCAGGATTTGATTTTCTTGGATTTTCAATAAGACAATATCCAATAAAAGAAAGTAAGAAAGGTTACAAGTTATTAATCAAACCAAGTCGTAATTCTATAAAACAGCATACACTAGCTATTAAACATAAACTCAGAGAAATGCGTGGAGCACCACAAGAACGGGTGATAAAGGATCTCAATCCAATAAACAGAGGATGGAGTCAATATTACTCCTCGGTAGTTTCATGTAAAATCTTTAGCTCATTGGATAATATTATGCATAGAAAACTCTGGAAGTGGGCAGTTTTTAGGCACCCAAACAAAGGGAGATGCTGGATAAAAAGAAAGTACTTTAAGAAGTATAATAACGAAAACTGGCGCTTTATGACAAGTAACAAGGTACGTCTTACTATACACAGCGATCATGTTATTAAACGACATATCAAAGTGCAAAAAACCAGATCCCCATATGATGGTGATTGGGTATATTGGGGTAAACGTCTGAGAAAAATACCAGATAAGCCACTAGGAGTAATAAAATTATTGAGGTTGCAACAAAGTAAATGCGATAATTGTAGACTATGGTTTAAAAGTGATGATACAATAGAAATACATCACAAAGACCGGAATAGACGAAACAATATGATCACAAACTTATCTTTGTTACATGGACATTGTCACGATGAATTACACAGGAGGTGTGCATGA
- a CDS encoding recombinase family protein: protein MGFKEDQMVTVSLYARVSSGKQAQENTIASQVAALEKQISTDGYKLLSEYKFIDNGYSGSNLVRPDLEKLRDKVTEGKIDRIYIHSPDRLSRKYAYQMVLLEEFEKAGAETVFLNYEINDNPESQLLLQMQGMIAEYERAKIMERSRRGKIYAANKGCVSVMGGAPYGYRYIDKYMGGGQALFEINEEEANVVRKVFLWIGRERTSIGEVCRRLNTMSIITRTGKKYWDRSVIWGMLKNPAYKGQAAFGKTKVGIKLQHIRPQKHSCEQPKDNYSTYSVEKANWIYVKVPNIVDEDVFDIVQEQLAENRKIARTRERGAKYLLQGLIVCKRCRYAYYGSPVRNKRGEKIDHYAYYRCIGRDSYRFGGNKICDNKHIRTDALETAVWEEVKHLLKNPNRVLEEYRRRLSELKKSSWDQKSDLLEKQENKLKRGIARLIDSYAQEYINQEEFEPRIKAMKQSLKTIEEEKKRIFDQKKLKQELTLVVTNLEDFSSNITSNLDNADWLTKRDIIRTLVKRIEINLEDVNVVFRVKELPNSPGNNREEKKNLQHCWRGNFRAK, encoded by the coding sequence ATGGGATTCAAGGAGGATCAAATGGTAACAGTGAGTTTATATGCAAGAGTTTCTTCGGGGAAACAAGCACAAGAAAATACAATAGCAAGTCAAGTTGCAGCTTTAGAGAAGCAAATTAGTACGGATGGATACAAATTATTAAGTGAGTATAAATTTATTGATAATGGCTACAGTGGATCTAATCTAGTCCGTCCTGATCTAGAAAAGTTACGTGATAAAGTAACAGAAGGTAAAATTGATAGAATTTACATTCATTCACCTGATCGCTTATCTAGAAAATATGCATATCAAATGGTATTACTTGAAGAATTTGAGAAAGCAGGAGCAGAAACGGTTTTCTTAAATTATGAGATTAACGATAATCCAGAATCTCAATTGCTGTTACAAATGCAAGGTATGATAGCAGAATATGAACGAGCGAAAATTATGGAACGAAGTCGTCGCGGAAAGATTTATGCAGCTAATAAAGGTTGTGTAAGCGTAATGGGAGGAGCTCCTTATGGTTATCGTTATATAGATAAATATATGGGAGGAGGACAAGCTTTATTTGAAATAAACGAAGAAGAAGCTAATGTTGTTAGGAAAGTATTTTTGTGGATAGGAAGAGAAAGGACAAGTATTGGGGAAGTGTGTCGTCGGCTAAACACTATGTCTATTATAACACGAACAGGAAAAAAGTACTGGGATAGAAGTGTGATTTGGGGTATGTTAAAAAATCCTGCTTACAAAGGACAAGCGGCTTTTGGTAAAACAAAAGTAGGTATAAAGTTACAACATATCAGACCACAGAAACATTCTTGTGAACAACCGAAAGATAATTACTCTACCTATTCTGTTGAAAAAGCAAATTGGATTTATGTTAAAGTGCCAAATATAGTGGACGAAGATGTATTTGATATAGTTCAAGAACAATTAGCTGAGAATAGAAAAATAGCAAGGACAAGAGAAAGAGGAGCAAAATATTTACTACAAGGTTTAATCGTATGTAAGCGTTGTCGTTATGCATATTACGGAAGTCCTGTAAGAAATAAGCGAGGAGAAAAAATTGATCATTATGCTTATTATCGTTGTATTGGTAGAGATTCTTACCGTTTTGGTGGTAATAAAATTTGTGATAATAAACACATTCGTACAGATGCATTAGAAACAGCCGTTTGGGAAGAGGTTAAGCATTTATTGAAAAATCCAAATAGGGTTTTAGAAGAATACAGGCGTAGACTTTCAGAGCTTAAAAAATCATCATGGGATCAAAAAAGCGATTTACTAGAGAAACAAGAAAATAAATTAAAACGTGGTATTGCTAGACTTATTGATAGTTATGCTCAAGAATATATTAATCAAGAAGAATTTGAACCACGAATTAAAGCAATGAAACAAAGTTTAAAAACAATTGAAGAGGAGAAGAAAAGGATATTCGATCAAAAGAAATTAAAACAGGAATTAACTTTGGTTGTAACCAATTTAGAAGACTTTTCTTCCAATATTACATCAAACCTTGATAACGCAGACTGGCTAACTAAACGTGATATTATTAGAACGTTAGTCAAGAGAATTGAAATTAACCTTGAGGACGTAAATGTGGTATTTCGTGTAAAAGAGCTACCAAACTCTCCTGGAAATAATCGAGAAGAAAAGAAAAATTTGCAACATTGTTGGCGGGGTAATTTCAGAGCTAAGTAG